The Leptospira hartskeerlii genome contains a region encoding:
- the clpP gene encoding ATP-dependent Clp endopeptidase proteolytic subunit ClpP → MAIIPTVIEQTGRGEMRYDVFSRLLKDRIIFLGDAISDDYANVIIAQLLFLDAENPDRDIYLYLNSPGGYVSSGLAIYDTMQYIKADVRTLCIGQASSMAALLLAGGAKGKRSALPHSRIMMHQPTGGATGQASDIAIQAKEVLKLKQVLNGLYAKHTGKSVEEVQKDTERDLYMTPEEAQKYGIIDSVISIERQKN, encoded by the coding sequence ATGGCAATAATTCCTACAGTTATAGAGCAAACCGGTCGTGGAGAAATGCGTTATGACGTATTTTCTCGCCTCTTAAAAGACAGAATTATCTTTCTAGGTGACGCAATTTCCGACGATTACGCGAACGTGATCATCGCCCAATTACTGTTTCTGGACGCGGAAAACCCGGACAGGGACATCTATTTATATCTGAATTCCCCCGGCGGATATGTATCTTCCGGACTTGCCATTTACGATACTATGCAGTATATTAAGGCCGACGTTCGTACACTTTGTATTGGTCAGGCTTCTTCTATGGCGGCACTTCTTCTGGCTGGCGGGGCAAAGGGCAAAAGATCTGCTCTTCCTCATTCCAGAATTATGATGCACCAACCAACCGGAGGAGCTACCGGTCAGGCTTCCGATATTGCTATCCAAGCTAAGGAAGTTCTGAAATTAAAGCAGGTGTTAAATGGTTTGTACGCTAAACACACGGGCAAGTCTGTGGAAGAAGTGCAAAAGGATACCGAAAGGGACCTTTACATGACTCCGGAAGAAGCCCAAAAATACGGAATCATTGATTCTGTAATTTCGATAGAGCGTCAAAAGAACTGA
- the clpX gene encoding ATP-dependent Clp protease ATP-binding subunit ClpX, with product MAKKPTGTNNKQKLFCSFCGKEQDSVKRLVAGPGVYICDECISLCNEIIAEEPEQEKERTELLGEVPNPAAIKAILDQYVIGQDHAKKALSVAVYNHYKRIYLKDKKADIELEKSNILLIGPTGSGKTLLAQTLAKIIKVPFAIVDATALTEAGYVGEDVENIILKLIQNADNDIKKAEIGIIYIDEVDKIARKSDSASITRDVSGEGVQQALLKIIEGTVANVPPQGGRKHPHQEYLQVDTKNILFILGGAFVDLDNIIKTRTGVKTIGFGSDEKDGKILRDESKGEILARVIPEDLMKFGLIPEFIGRMPVIATLQDLSVEMLKRIFREPKNAILRQYTKILEMENVKLSFEEAAIDKIAQLAIERASGARGLRAIVENLMLDLMYEIPSRKDVEEVIITEEAVTGTKPPKLILKKEPKIA from the coding sequence GTGGCAAAAAAACCGACCGGAACCAATAATAAACAAAAATTATTTTGTTCGTTCTGCGGAAAAGAACAAGACTCCGTAAAACGACTGGTTGCCGGCCCAGGTGTTTATATTTGCGACGAGTGTATCTCTCTCTGCAATGAGATCATTGCGGAAGAGCCAGAACAGGAAAAAGAGCGCACAGAACTTTTGGGAGAAGTCCCTAATCCTGCTGCTATTAAAGCGATCTTAGACCAATATGTAATCGGACAAGACCATGCTAAAAAAGCTTTGTCCGTTGCGGTTTATAATCACTACAAACGAATTTATCTCAAAGACAAAAAGGCGGATATCGAATTAGAAAAATCGAATATTCTTCTGATTGGCCCTACGGGTTCCGGAAAAACTTTGCTCGCTCAAACTCTAGCAAAGATCATTAAAGTCCCGTTTGCGATCGTAGATGCAACTGCACTTACTGAAGCTGGATACGTAGGAGAAGATGTAGAAAACATCATTCTCAAGCTGATCCAAAACGCGGACAACGATATCAAAAAAGCGGAGATCGGTATCATCTACATAGACGAAGTAGATAAGATCGCTCGCAAATCAGACAGCGCATCCATCACGAGAGACGTGAGTGGAGAAGGTGTGCAACAAGCACTTTTAAAAATTATAGAAGGAACCGTAGCAAACGTTCCTCCTCAGGGTGGAAGAAAACATCCTCACCAAGAATATCTGCAAGTAGATACTAAAAATATTCTATTCATTCTAGGTGGAGCATTCGTTGACCTGGATAATATTATCAAAACCAGAACCGGTGTAAAAACAATCGGATTCGGTAGCGATGAGAAAGACGGCAAAATCTTAAGAGATGAGAGCAAAGGTGAGATCTTAGCTCGTGTGATCCCTGAGGACTTAATGAAGTTCGGACTTATCCCTGAATTTATAGGTCGTATGCCTGTGATCGCTACTCTGCAAGACTTGAGTGTTGAAATGCTCAAACGTATTTTCAGAGAGCCTAAAAACGCAATCTTACGGCAATATACTAAGATCCTAGAAATGGAAAATGTAAAACTTTCCTTCGAAGAAGCAGCTATCGACAAGATCGCCCAGCTTGCGATCGAAAGGGCATCCGGAGCCAGGGGACTACGCGCTATCGTAGAAAATCTAATGTTAGATTTGATGTACGAAATTCCTTCTCGTAAAGACGTAGAAGAAGTGATCATCACGGAAGAAGCTGTAACCGGAACCAAACCTCCGAAACTAATTCTGAAAAAAGAACCAAAAATCGCTTAA
- a CDS encoding NAD(P)-dependent alcohol dehydrogenase, translating to MIPAKGYAAAIAKAPLAPFQFDRRDAKDQDIVIDIHYCGICHSDIHQARDEWGGSIFPMVPGHEITGVVSKVGSKVTKFKVGDKVGVGCFVDSCRECEHCKAGLEQFCETGMSATYNGREQDGKTPTYGGYSNKIVVDQNYVLRIPDNLPLDAAAPLLCAGITLYSPLAHWKAGPGKKVAIIGLGGLGHMGVKIAHALGAEVTVLSHSNKKEADAKRLGADHFYATSEKSTFAKLRGSFDLIINTVSMPLDWNAYLSLLRVDGSMVVVGVPEEQVPIGAFSLVMGRKSLAGSLIGGIQETQEMLDFCGKHNITSDIELIPIQKVNDAYERVVKSDVRYRFVIDIASLN from the coding sequence ATGATCCCAGCAAAAGGTTATGCTGCAGCTATTGCAAAGGCTCCCTTGGCACCTTTTCAATTCGATAGAAGAGATGCAAAAGACCAAGATATAGTCATCGATATTCATTACTGCGGTATCTGTCATTCGGACATTCACCAGGCGAGAGACGAATGGGGAGGATCCATCTTTCCTATGGTTCCAGGCCACGAGATCACAGGTGTTGTGTCAAAGGTAGGATCCAAGGTTACAAAGTTCAAAGTAGGAGATAAGGTAGGAGTCGGATGTTTTGTGGACTCTTGCAGAGAATGCGAACATTGCAAAGCAGGTTTGGAACAATTCTGCGAAACCGGAATGAGCGCCACCTACAACGGGAGAGAACAAGACGGAAAGACCCCAACCTACGGAGGTTATTCCAATAAGATCGTTGTGGATCAGAATTACGTATTAAGAATTCCTGATAATCTTCCTTTGGATGCTGCTGCTCCATTACTTTGTGCGGGGATCACTTTATATTCTCCACTTGCACATTGGAAAGCAGGTCCTGGTAAAAAGGTAGCGATTATCGGCCTTGGCGGACTCGGCCATATGGGAGTGAAGATTGCCCATGCTTTAGGCGCGGAAGTTACAGTACTAAGCCATTCCAATAAGAAGGAAGCGGATGCAAAACGTCTAGGCGCGGATCATTTCTATGCTACTTCAGAAAAAAGCACATTCGCTAAGTTAAGAGGAAGTTTTGATCTGATCATCAACACTGTTTCGATGCCTCTGGATTGGAACGCTTATCTCAGCCTATTGAGAGTGGATGGATCTATGGTAGTAGTTGGTGTTCCGGAAGAACAAGTTCCGATCGGAGCATTTTCTTTGGTCATGGGTCGTAAGAGTCTTGCCGGTTCCCTGATTGGTGGGATCCAAGAAACACAAGAGATGTTGGATTTCTGCGGAAAGCATAATATCACCAGCGATATTGAACTCATCCCAATCCAAAAAGTAAACGATGCTTATGAAAGAGTCGTTAAAAGCGACGTACGTTACAGATTTGTGATAGATATCGCTAGTTTGAATTAA
- the rktP gene encoding Arg-Lys translocation region protein phosphatase RktP produces MFPNLQSKHKLAFASFTASFVLFLSYLLLDDFLFGEEIRKELRAFVWIRLGFGLFFSVILGILTYFLLNLSFKSLKSISQLLQNWSQDVYEDSGEAERTDELGELARHFRIALYQKKTKEESVSQESLNKKERELSDKIQKFFHKIRLHKIKNLDITVFPRSSDSGESDYANIIPTADGCFGVLAGFPNHGAIESSLKARIEGMISLAQETTGLRGEDLLYKIDRALRSTPISYLNLTLFYLETRNGEAGILQFQKLPALLHKSGKTNILPISKQVFYDFRSSTREVKKIQVRPGEYLVFLSDRLTELTNSAGVAPLLIQLQNWSSGREYKNSRELTLDFGRFLEMESGKKGLSKAAILTVGRVRD; encoded by the coding sequence TTGTTTCCAAATCTTCAATCCAAGCATAAATTAGCGTTCGCTTCTTTTACTGCCTCTTTCGTATTATTTTTATCTTATCTACTTTTAGATGATTTCCTATTTGGAGAAGAGATCAGAAAAGAATTAAGGGCATTTGTTTGGATCCGATTAGGTTTCGGGCTTTTTTTCTCAGTCATACTTGGAATACTCACCTATTTTCTTTTGAATTTAAGTTTTAAATCTCTTAAATCTATTTCCCAGCTATTACAGAACTGGTCCCAGGATGTTTACGAAGATTCAGGAGAAGCAGAGAGAACGGATGAGCTGGGAGAACTTGCTAGACATTTCCGGATCGCTCTCTACCAGAAGAAGACAAAAGAAGAATCTGTTTCCCAAGAATCCTTAAACAAAAAGGAAAGAGAACTTTCAGACAAGATCCAAAAATTTTTCCATAAGATCAGACTTCATAAGATCAAAAACCTGGACATCACTGTTTTTCCTCGTTCCTCCGACAGCGGGGAATCAGATTATGCAAATATCATTCCGACTGCAGACGGTTGTTTTGGAGTATTAGCTGGATTTCCGAATCACGGGGCAATCGAATCTTCTCTCAAGGCAAGGATAGAGGGTATGATCTCCCTTGCTCAGGAGACCACCGGTCTAAGGGGAGAAGATCTACTCTATAAAATCGACAGAGCGCTCAGATCCACTCCAATCTCTTATTTAAATCTTACACTATTTTATTTAGAAACCAGGAACGGAGAAGCAGGTATTCTGCAGTTCCAAAAACTACCTGCACTACTTCACAAAAGCGGGAAAACGAATATATTACCGATCTCTAAACAAGTGTTTTATGATTTTAGAAGTTCTACAAGAGAAGTGAAAAAGATCCAAGTTAGACCCGGAGAATATTTGGTATTTCTAAGCGATAGATTAACGGAACTCACTAACTCAGCAGGCGTTGCGCCACTTTTGATCCAACTCCAAAACTGGAGTTCCGGCAGAGAATATAAAAACTCAAGAGAACTCACGCTGGATTTCGGAAGATTTTTAGAAATGGAATCAGGCAAAAAAGGACTTTCTAAGGCAGCTATCCTGACTGTTGGTCGGGTGAGGGATTAA
- the tatC gene encoding twin-arginine translocase subunit TatC, whose amino-acid sequence MPSKKKSLSTTPQPIISAPEESLPHDREKFMTLGEHLEELRSVLIRSILVFTVFFVVALYFGEELHKIVIKPYKNILGESATFYQIKLMAPFMVYLRTGFMVSILITFPFALAFLWGFVSPALETRTARLGKALIAFSTILFWLGVWLCWAQAFESFLKIFLVTVRPLDIETRLPIDEYYDVFFNMHLIFGLSFQLPVIMVLLAAVGILKLSFLLSHWREAFIGIAFAAAVLSPGPDVISMLMLFVPLLVLFGISLVLIAIIERK is encoded by the coding sequence ATGCCTTCTAAAAAAAAGAGCCTCTCTACTACTCCCCAACCTATAATCTCCGCTCCGGAAGAAAGTCTTCCTCATGACAGAGAAAAGTTTATGACCCTGGGGGAACATTTAGAAGAACTACGGTCCGTTCTAATTCGTTCCATTCTGGTATTTACGGTTTTCTTCGTGGTAGCTTTGTATTTCGGAGAAGAGCTTCATAAAATAGTGATCAAACCGTACAAGAACATTTTGGGAGAATCTGCTACATTCTACCAAATCAAACTCATGGCTCCTTTTATGGTTTATCTGCGAACAGGATTTATGGTATCTATCTTGATCACCTTTCCTTTCGCGTTAGCTTTTTTATGGGGATTTGTTTCTCCAGCATTAGAGACGAGAACCGCAAGACTCGGAAAAGCACTCATCGCATTTTCCACAATTCTATTTTGGTTGGGAGTTTGGTTGTGTTGGGCACAAGCATTCGAAAGTTTTCTAAAAATATTTTTAGTCACTGTTCGACCTCTGGATATTGAGACAAGGCTTCCAATAGACGAATATTACGATGTATTCTTCAATATGCATTTGATCTTTGGATTGTCTTTCCAACTTCCAGTGATCATGGTATTATTAGCTGCGGTTGGAATATTAAAACTTTCTTTCTTACTTAGTCATTGGAGAGAAGCATTCATAGGGATCGCATTTGCGGCAGCCGTATTATCTCCTGGACCGGATGTGATCTCTATGCTAATGTTATTTGTTCCATTGCTGGTCTTGTTCGGGATCTCATTGGTGCTAATCGCGATTATAGAGAGGAAATGA
- a CDS encoding Sec-independent protein translocase subunit TatA/TatB: protein MYAPLAFLNLGPWEIFFILGLALLLFGGKRLPSLAKDLGDGIRQFRKSLSGDAESESAKIQEPETKQPAAPTSSPKKSKKSA from the coding sequence ATGTACGCACCACTCGCATTTTTAAATTTAGGCCCTTGGGAAATCTTTTTCATACTAGGTTTAGCTCTCCTGCTTTTCGGGGGCAAGCGACTTCCCTCTTTAGCAAAGGATTTAGGGGACGGAATCCGCCAATTCCGCAAATCTCTTTCCGGAGATGCTGAATCGGAATCCGCTAAAATCCAGGAACCGGAAACAAAACAACCGGCGGCTCCTACTTCTTCTCCTAAAAAGTCCAAAAAATCCGCTTAA